In Hwangdonia lutea, a single window of DNA contains:
- a CDS encoding RagB/SusD family nutrient uptake outer membrane protein, which translates to MKAKFIYSKLKGNLLLALALCFVVFSCEEFLEEQPSTLIDSDYIYTTEEGLKSGVVSLYKFNRDRYDRRIEDFMGAVLMSSRSDLAFSRTGYTGLMGRYQRGVSPVDQGANFVSTLFWKHFYNITNKATEIINAAEVAEGIDEDVRNQVLAEAKFFRANSYFYLYRMFNNIYVSTETVTVDNAFNVINAKSSKEDIFALLNSDLDFAIEHLEWTDTFGRVTKGTAKHVKAKVAMWEGNWEVAKTHALDVIEGPDSPHSLVASTADVFKGDRNHSESLFVIQSKDDLLGGGDDTMMNANYVTQYFQISGIESNIEQGGRGFSRVLPNLYLLGLLSEDPNDTRDDNTYFRLKYYYTSGSRIGEEVDNYAPITDLNNPSSTYTRYYQRQHPSCIKFAQEDDNPDSYLNKSNIMVYRLAETYLIAAEAMMRSSGNPLPYINAVRERANATPLTSVDEQAILDERARELAFEGQRWFTLKRMGQDVINRQIRNYAGDGPYFPNNFGGDRDPRVNWQDHYINFPIAQIDLDLLGPDYPQNDGY; encoded by the coding sequence ATGAAAGCGAAGTTTATATATTCAAAACTAAAAGGCAACTTGCTGCTAGCTCTGGCGCTATGCTTTGTTGTGTTTTCTTGCGAAGAGTTCTTAGAAGAACAACCAAGTACATTAATTGATTCCGATTACATTTACACGACCGAAGAAGGTTTAAAATCTGGCGTGGTAAGCCTTTATAAGTTTAACAGAGATAGGTATGACCGACGTATAGAGGATTTTATGGGAGCGGTTTTAATGTCGTCCAGAAGTGATTTGGCATTTAGCAGAACAGGTTATACAGGTTTAATGGGGCGGTACCAAAGAGGTGTCTCGCCAGTAGATCAAGGCGCCAATTTTGTATCCACTTTGTTCTGGAAACATTTTTACAACATTACAAATAAAGCTACAGAAATAATTAATGCGGCCGAAGTTGCAGAAGGTATCGATGAAGATGTTAGGAACCAGGTTCTTGCCGAAGCTAAGTTTTTCAGAGCGAATTCTTATTTCTATTTATATAGAATGTTTAACAATATTTATGTGTCTACCGAAACGGTAACTGTCGATAATGCCTTTAATGTTATTAATGCTAAATCGTCTAAAGAAGATATTTTTGCACTATTAAACAGCGACCTGGATTTTGCCATTGAACACTTAGAATGGACAGACACTTTTGGGCGTGTTACAAAAGGCACGGCAAAACACGTAAAAGCAAAAGTGGCAATGTGGGAAGGCAATTGGGAGGTAGCTAAAACCCATGCCTTAGATGTTATTGAAGGGCCAGACAGCCCACATAGCTTAGTAGCTAGCACAGCAGATGTTTTTAAAGGTGATCGAAACCATTCGGAATCGTTATTCGTTATTCAATCTAAAGATGATTTATTGGGTGGTGGAGACGACACTATGATGAATGCAAACTATGTTACCCAATATTTCCAGATTTCAGGTATAGAGTCAAATATTGAACAGGGTGGCAGAGGTTTTTCACGCGTGTTACCAAACCTTTATTTATTAGGTCTTTTATCTGAAGATCCAAATGATACTAGAGATGACAACACGTATTTTAGATTGAAATATTATTATACATCGGGCAGTAGAATTGGTGAAGAAGTAGATAATTATGCACCAATAACCGATCTTAATAACCCCAGTAGCACGTACACAAGGTATTATCAAAGACAACACCCTTCTTGTATCAAATTCGCACAAGAAGACGACAATCCAGATTCGTATCTAAATAAAAGCAACATAATGGTATATAGGTTGGCCGAAACCTATTTAATTGCTGCCGAAGCAATGATGAGGTCTTCAGGCAATCCTTTACCATACATAAATGCAGTTAGGGAAAGAGCAAATGCCACACCATTAACAAGCGTTGATGAGCAGGCTATATTAGATGAACGCGCTCGCGAACTCGCTTTTGAAGGACAACGTTGGTTTACATTAAAAAGAATGGGACAAGATGTGATAAATCGCCAAATAAGAAACTATGCCGGTGACGGACCGTATTTTCCCAATAATTTCGGGGGAGATAGAGATCCAAGGGTAAACTGGCAAGATCATTATATTAATTTTCCAATAGCACAAATAGATTTGGATTTACTGGGTCCGGATTATCCACAGAATGACGGTTACTAA
- a CDS encoding triple tyrosine motif-containing protein produces MKILKSVFLILLSLLSFSQELPPIEKFSAENYLGDNQNWMLSQASNNFIYVANNKGLLEYNGAEWTTYASPNNTIIRAVNVIKDKIYTGCYAEFGYWNKNEFGTLNYLSLSSKLDKKMLEDEQIWNIIEYNEWVVFQSNAKIYFYNSQTETFKIVKASNIIYKTFKVKNQIYYHVANEGIYTIEEGKPKLIIDSDIVKSGRVINMFNGKESLIIITRNAGFYKIKNNQLIPWNIKADAVLNTMSVFSSIQLKDKSFMIGTISDGVLHISENGTINYQITQKKGLSNNTVLSLFEDNANNVWAGLDNGINCINVKSAIKTFFDYDGVLGTVYTTQVFKNVLYIGSNQGLFYRRLKADDDTFRFIEGTAGQVWDLFNYNDEYLFCGHHLGTFLIVENKANKISSVLGAWTFKRIPEQQNLLLQGNYNGLFILEKVNNFWRIRNKVEGFKNSSRYLEIDDENQIWVSHEYKGVFKLKLNDSLTKVQKLDMETSLPLGKNSSLIKYKNDIHYASEEGLFIYNTTKNAFQRDSILSKIIKSGDYISGKLVVDKNEKLWAFSKDNISFVENDDVTNQPVINNIPIPSKLRKGVLGYENISLINRSTYVLGTANGYMTLDLSKFNDDIDYEIFLNSIAIQDVDDNNSHYALNTNGVFNYKQGLLSFNYSVPEYHKYLNVKYQYMLEGHSNKWSKWTENTQVTFENLSFGDYTFMARAKVGNALSKNTLSYSFTVSRPWYLSNTALSLYVLLLLIIILITHKAYKRYYSEKFKHEQMENEQMIMQIKNEKLNQDIDNKNRELAISTMSIIKKNRVLNKIKKELKKTKHIDNNTAIELINSNLNDTKDWSFFEQAFNNADKDFLEKIKSSHPDLTPNDLRFCAYLRLNLSSKEMAPLLNISIKSVETKRYRLRKKLGLEHDDGLVEYILKF; encoded by the coding sequence ATGAAAATTTTAAAGAGCGTTTTTTTAATCTTGTTAAGCCTGTTGTCTTTTAGTCAGGAATTGCCTCCTATTGAAAAATTTAGTGCTGAAAATTATTTGGGAGACAACCAAAATTGGATGCTTTCCCAGGCATCAAATAATTTTATATATGTTGCCAATAATAAAGGCTTGTTGGAATATAATGGCGCAGAATGGACAACTTATGCCTCACCAAACAACACCATAATTAGGGCCGTAAATGTTATTAAAGATAAAATATACACAGGTTGTTATGCTGAGTTTGGCTATTGGAATAAAAACGAATTTGGTACACTAAACTATCTGTCGTTGTCTTCTAAACTTGATAAGAAGATGTTGGAAGACGAACAGATTTGGAACATTATTGAGTACAACGAATGGGTGGTTTTTCAGTCTAACGCCAAAATTTATTTTTACAATTCGCAAACCGAAACCTTTAAAATTGTTAAGGCATCCAATATCATTTACAAAACTTTTAAGGTTAAAAATCAGATCTATTATCACGTTGCCAATGAAGGTATTTATACTATTGAAGAAGGTAAACCCAAACTCATTATTGATAGTGACATTGTAAAATCGGGGCGTGTAATCAATATGTTCAACGGCAAAGAAAGCTTAATCATCATAACGCGAAACGCAGGGTTTTATAAAATTAAAAACAATCAATTAATACCGTGGAACATAAAAGCCGATGCGGTTTTAAATACCATGAGCGTTTTTAGTAGCATTCAGTTAAAGGACAAAAGTTTTATGATAGGCACTATTTCCGATGGCGTGTTGCACATATCAGAAAACGGAACAATAAATTACCAAATCACTCAAAAAAAAGGACTAAGCAACAACACCGTTTTGTCGCTATTTGAAGATAATGCAAACAATGTTTGGGCGGGTTTAGACAACGGTATTAATTGCATAAATGTAAAATCTGCCATAAAAACTTTTTTTGATTACGATGGCGTTTTAGGCACCGTATACACAACGCAAGTGTTTAAAAACGTGTTGTATATTGGCTCTAACCAAGGTTTGTTTTATAGGCGATTAAAAGCTGATGATGATACGTTTAGGTTTATTGAAGGCACCGCTGGACAGGTTTGGGATTTGTTTAATTATAATGATGAGTATTTATTTTGTGGGCATCATTTGGGTACGTTTTTAATTGTAGAAAATAAAGCAAACAAAATAAGTAGCGTATTAGGGGCGTGGACTTTTAAGCGCATTCCAGAGCAACAAAATCTTTTGCTTCAAGGAAATTATAATGGCTTATTCATCCTTGAAAAAGTGAATAATTTTTGGCGTATAAGAAATAAAGTTGAAGGCTTTAAAAACTCATCACGATATTTAGAAATTGATGATGAAAATCAGATTTGGGTGAGCCACGAATATAAAGGCGTGTTTAAATTAAAGCTGAATGACAGCCTGACCAAAGTGCAAAAATTAGACATGGAAACAAGTTTGCCTTTGGGGAAAAATTCGAGTTTAATAAAATATAAAAATGATATTCATTATGCATCCGAAGAAGGGCTTTTTATATATAATACAACCAAAAATGCGTTTCAAAGAGATTCCATTTTAAGTAAAATTATTAAAAGTGGCGACTATATTTCAGGCAAATTAGTAGTAGATAAAAACGAAAAACTTTGGGCGTTTTCAAAAGACAACATAAGCTTTGTTGAAAACGACGATGTTACAAACCAACCAGTTATCAACAATATTCCTATTCCTTCAAAATTAAGAAAAGGTGTTTTGGGTTACGAGAATATTTCGCTTATTAATCGCTCAACCTATGTATTGGGTACGGCAAATGGTTACATGACATTGGATCTATCAAAATTTAATGATGACATAGATTATGAAATCTTTTTAAATTCAATTGCCATACAAGATGTTGATGATAATAATAGCCATTATGCGCTAAACACCAATGGAGTGTTTAATTACAAACAGGGCTTGTTGTCTTTTAATTATTCAGTGCCCGAGTATCACAAATACTTAAACGTTAAATACCAATACATGCTTGAAGGGCATTCAAATAAGTGGAGCAAGTGGACTGAAAACACCCAAGTTACCTTCGAAAATCTGTCGTTTGGCGATTATACCTTTATGGCGCGTGCTAAGGTTGGAAACGCACTTTCTAAAAACACATTGTCTTACAGTTTTACTGTTAGCAGACCGTGGTACCTTTCAAACACGGCTTTGTCCCTTTATGTTCTGCTGCTTTTAATCATTATTTTAATTACGCATAAAGCTTATAAACGCTATTATTCAGAAAAGTTTAAGCACGAACAAATGGAGAATGAACAAATGATTATGCAGATAAAAAACGAAAAACTAAATCAGGATATAGATAATAAAAACAGGGAGTTGGCTATATCTACTATGAGTATTATTAAAAAGAATAGGGTTTTAAACAAGATTAAAAAAGAGCTTAAAAAAACAAAACATATTGATAACAATACGGCCATAGAACTTATAAATAGTAATTTAAATGATACAAAAGATTGGTCTTTTTTCGAACAGGCTTTTAACAATGCGGATAAAGATTTTTTAGAAAAAATAAAAAGTTCACACCCCGATTTAACCCCAAACGACCTACGTTTTTGCGCCTATTTACGCCTTAATTTATCTTCAAAAGAAATGGCGCCATTGCTTAATATATCTATAAAAAGCGTTGAAACCAAACGCTACCGATTAAGAAAAAAACTAGGTTTGGAGCACGATGATGGTCTTGTGGAGTACATCTTAAAATTTTAG
- a CDS encoding MIP/aquaporin family protein has translation MVNCKSETTMTPFIAEIIGTAILILLGGGVVANVILNKTIGNNSGWIVITTGWALAVYVAVVIAGPYSGAHINPAVSISLAVAGKFPWSDVPLYILAQMLGAMLGSSAVWMFYKNHFDETEDADTKKAVFCTAPAIRHTFSNFFSEAVGTFVLIFTILYFTNATINETETVIGLGSLGALPVAFLVWSIGLSLGGTTGYAINPARDLGPRIVHALLPIKNKAASDWSYAWIPVFGPIIGACLASLLMLALS, from the coding sequence ATCGTTAATTGTAAATCAGAAACCACTATGACACCATTTATTGCAGAAATTATAGGAACAGCCATACTTATTTTATTGGGCGGTGGCGTTGTGGCAAACGTGATTTTAAACAAAACCATAGGCAATAATAGCGGTTGGATTGTAATAACCACGGGTTGGGCCTTGGCGGTTTATGTGGCCGTGGTTATTGCGGGACCTTACAGCGGTGCACACATAAATCCCGCTGTGAGTATTAGTTTAGCAGTCGCAGGAAAATTTCCTTGGAGCGATGTACCGCTATATATTTTAGCCCAAATGCTTGGTGCTATGTTAGGGTCTTCTGCGGTTTGGATGTTTTATAAAAATCATTTTGATGAAACCGAAGATGCCGATACCAAAAAAGCAGTGTTCTGTACGGCACCAGCCATAAGGCATACGTTTTCTAATTTTTTTAGCGAAGCCGTGGGTACTTTTGTGCTCATATTTACCATTTTATACTTTACAAATGCTACAATAAATGAGACGGAAACCGTTATTGGTTTAGGTTCTTTAGGGGCGTTACCGGTGGCTTTTTTGGTTTGGTCTATCGGTTTGTCGTTGGGTGGCACAACAGGATATGCTATTAATCCGGCACGTGACTTAGGCCCGCGAATTGTTCATGCCCTACTTCCCATAAAAAACAAGGCAGCAAGTGATTGGAGCTATGCTTGGATTCCTGTTTTTGGTCCTATTATCGGCGCATGTTTAGCATCTTTATTAATGTTGGCATTGTCTTAA
- a CDS encoding SusC/RagA family TonB-linked outer membrane protein yields MKLKLFNQKNKVLFLLLFLFATTVALAQNEKTITGSVRSAEDNMPLPGASVVVKGTTNGTSTDFDGNFSFSVNNTATTLTVSYLGYQTKEVAITSGALTILLNIDQNVLDEVVVVGYGTQRKSDIVNAVATANMEEAVLTPTSDVNEMLRGRIAGLQVDVGGGTLRPGGTSDIIFRGQGSIEGSVSAIYVVDGIIRDGGIEDIDSDDIESIEFLKDASAQAIYGSRGANGVVLVTTKRGKSGKVSVNYHGYITTKSIERNFDVYSGQEFAQLRREAVRSTIADDSYPNDEDIFSALELESIANNQFVDWENELVKNGSVNSQAISISGGTDMTKVFGSINYFKEDGLIPNSAYVRKTLRLNVDQKISNKLSVNFDLNILNDDTDRAANVNVITISPLGRAYDDNGNLTQFPSGEELSAVNPIWNLREQTNEEKGNDFVINVTPIWKITNDLTYQLKTNLTRRTSERGQYQSSLSSAGDDVDGVARIDNRLRESYLIENILTYDKAFSDDHKLNVTLVQSAQENQFSRTFTEAQGFTNESLGYDGITNAIGNVTVERDKNKQRLASFMARARYNLKNRYLFEATARGDGASVNSKNNKWSFNPAASFAWQIHKEPFLEDVEAINELKLRTSYGALVNDLGRAYTSLFTAEGQNYIFDAESASGYSPSVILPNPDLKFERITTLNFGLDFSMFKRVLVGNINYYDARTTDLLLRRGVPSITGYQYTFFNAGELQNSGIELSLTANIINKNDFKWSISTNWSNNKNKLIELYNDGDGNPILEDDAFNYYVGQPVGVLYQYEFDGIWQEGDDFANAPQANPDSALTQDNLRPGDIKIKDTNGVDDQGNKTGVPDGKITQEDRVFKDPNPDWFGSLSTTVAYKGFDLFVDFYAVEGATKRNPFLSEFNNGGTLSGKLNGVKVDYYTPENPSTTFPRPNFDTAPLYLNSLAIKDASYIRLRTVSLGYTLSEAISSSLNLEQIRFYATGTNLFTNTDYIGYSPEVNIRNTFSNADTGYPDATSFTFGVRVKF; encoded by the coding sequence ATGAAATTGAAACTTTTTAATCAAAAAAATAAAGTGCTGTTCTTATTATTGTTTTTGTTTGCAACAACCGTAGCGTTGGCACAAAATGAAAAAACAATAACAGGCTCAGTACGTTCAGCAGAAGATAATATGCCCTTGCCCGGAGCATCGGTAGTTGTTAAAGGAACTACAAACGGAACATCGACAGATTTTGATGGTAACTTCTCATTCTCTGTAAATAATACCGCGACTACACTAACGGTTTCCTACTTAGGCTACCAAACTAAAGAGGTCGCCATAACTTCTGGGGCCTTAACCATTTTATTGAATATCGATCAAAATGTGCTAGACGAAGTTGTTGTTGTAGGTTACGGTACGCAACGTAAAAGCGATATTGTTAATGCCGTGGCTACTGCCAATATGGAAGAGGCTGTATTAACACCAACCTCTGATGTTAATGAAATGCTGAGAGGTAGAATTGCAGGTTTGCAAGTTGATGTAGGAGGAGGCACATTAAGACCAGGCGGAACATCAGATATTATCTTTAGAGGCCAAGGCTCTATTGAAGGTAGCGTAAGTGCGATATATGTAGTAGATGGCATTATAAGAGATGGTGGTATTGAAGACATCGACTCTGATGACATTGAGTCTATCGAATTTCTTAAAGATGCCTCGGCTCAAGCTATTTATGGCTCTAGAGGCGCAAATGGGGTTGTTTTGGTAACTACAAAACGAGGTAAATCTGGTAAAGTAAGTGTAAATTATCACGGTTATATTACAACAAAATCCATTGAGCGTAATTTCGATGTTTATAGCGGTCAAGAATTTGCACAATTGCGACGGGAAGCTGTTAGGTCTACCATCGCAGATGACTCATATCCAAACGATGAAGATATTTTCTCAGCTTTAGAACTAGAGTCTATCGCAAATAACCAATTTGTGGACTGGGAAAATGAGTTGGTAAAAAATGGCTCAGTCAATAGTCAAGCCATTAGCATTAGTGGTGGTACCGATATGACTAAAGTATTCGGGAGTATCAATTACTTTAAAGAAGATGGCCTAATACCAAATTCTGCCTATGTTAGAAAAACATTGCGATTAAACGTAGATCAAAAAATTAGTAATAAGCTTTCGGTAAATTTTGATTTGAACATTTTAAACGATGATACCGATAGAGCTGCAAACGTAAACGTAATTACAATTTCACCCTTAGGAAGAGCTTATGATGATAATGGAAACCTCACCCAATTCCCAAGTGGCGAGGAATTATCGGCAGTAAATCCAATATGGAACCTTAGAGAGCAGACTAATGAAGAAAAAGGAAACGATTTTGTAATAAACGTAACTCCAATCTGGAAAATTACAAATGATTTAACGTACCAATTAAAAACTAACTTAACAAGAAGGACTTCAGAAAGAGGCCAATATCAATCGTCATTAAGTTCAGCGGGCGATGACGTTGATGGAGTTGCAAGAATCGATAATCGATTAAGGGAATCATATCTAATTGAAAACATATTAACCTACGATAAAGCTTTTAGCGATGACCATAAACTAAATGTAACGCTGGTACAATCTGCACAAGAAAATCAATTTTCTCGAACATTTACCGAAGCACAAGGGTTTACAAATGAAAGCTTGGGGTATGATGGCATAACAAATGCCATTGGTAATGTAACCGTAGAGCGTGATAAAAATAAACAGAGATTGGCATCTTTTATGGCAAGAGCAAGATATAATTTAAAGAACAGATATTTGTTTGAGGCCACAGCAAGAGGAGATGGAGCATCAGTAAACTCTAAAAACAATAAGTGGAGCTTTAATCCGGCAGCTTCTTTTGCATGGCAAATACATAAAGAGCCTTTTTTAGAAGATGTTGAAGCTATAAATGAGTTAAAATTAAGAACCAGTTATGGCGCTTTGGTAAACGATCTTGGGCGTGCATACACATCGCTTTTTACAGCAGAAGGACAAAACTATATATTCGATGCTGAATCTGCATCAGGCTATTCGCCATCAGTTATTTTGCCCAATCCAGATTTAAAGTTTGAAAGAATAACAACCTTAAACTTTGGATTGGACTTTTCAATGTTTAAAAGGGTTTTAGTAGGTAATATTAATTACTACGATGCTAGAACTACCGATTTGTTATTGCGTCGAGGTGTACCATCAATAACAGGTTACCAATATACCTTCTTTAATGCCGGAGAATTGCAAAACTCTGGTATCGAATTGAGCTTAACTGCAAATATAATCAATAAAAATGATTTTAAATGGTCAATATCTACTAACTGGTCTAACAATAAAAACAAATTGATAGAACTTTATAATGATGGCGATGGGAACCCTATTTTAGAAGACGACGCATTTAACTACTACGTTGGCCAACCAGTAGGCGTCCTTTACCAATATGAATTTGATGGCATTTGGCAAGAAGGCGACGATTTTGCAAATGCACCACAGGCCAATCCAGACTCTGCCTTAACACAAGACAACCTCAGGCCTGGAGACATTAAAATTAAAGACACCAACGGTGTAGATGACCAAGGCAATAAAACGGGAGTTCCAGACGGTAAAATAACCCAAGAAGACAGGGTTTTTAAAGACCCTAATCCAGACTGGTTTGGTTCTTTATCAACAACAGTTGCTTACAAAGGTTTCGATTTATTTGTAGATTTTTACGCCGTAGAAGGGGCTACAAAAAGAAACCCATTTTTATCAGAATTTAATAATGGGGGGACTTTATCAGGGAAGTTAAACGGTGTAAAAGTAGATTATTACACACCAGAAAATCCATCTACAACCTTTCCAAGACCTAATTTTGATACTGCACCACTGTATTTAAATTCTTTGGCTATTAAAGATGCATCGTATATAAGGTTAAGAACAGTTAGTTTGGGCTACACGCTGTCTGAGGCTATTTCATCTAGTTTAAACTTAGAGCAGATTAGGTTTTACGCAACAGGCACTAACTTGTTTACCAACACAGATTATATAGGATATAGCCCTGAGGTAAATATTAGAAATACATTTTCTAATGCAGATACAGGGTATCCAGATGCAACGAGTTTCACCTTTGGTGTAAGAGTTAAATTTTAA